Proteins encoded together in one Pseudomonas sp. Seg1 window:
- a CDS encoding nucleoside triphosphate pyrophosphohydrolase family protein, with the protein MKKEGSLLLSDYAAEIADTDVLDPSDFNPILQGLYGEVGGIMATAKKSVREGTAYPGFKKAAEEEFGDTLWYLAALCRRLQIPLEDIFSEAANHGHFRNVGAASDVAEGALAYIAVPVDSAISLDDTLICLGQSAAALLGGTPTRHDLTTFARAFLDSMHAAKLAFSEVARGNLRKARGAFLEPDALDLVDLDFDCDFGIEEQLPRNFKIRVNQRGSGKSYLQWKEVFIGDPLSDNIADRDGYRFHDVFHFAYAAILHWSPVTRALIKHKRKSNPKYDEEQDNGRAIVVEEGVSAWIFSRAKELNFFAEQDKVSLGLLKTIGEFVTGYEVEKCPLKLWERAILDGYTVFRQLKANQGGWIIGNRNERTITYMPLESEK; encoded by the coding sequence ATGAAAAAAGAAGGATCTCTATTGCTCTCGGATTACGCTGCAGAAATTGCAGATACAGACGTGCTTGACCCAAGCGACTTTAATCCTATTCTTCAGGGTCTATACGGGGAAGTCGGTGGAATAATGGCTACGGCCAAAAAAAGTGTTCGAGAGGGGACGGCTTACCCTGGTTTCAAAAAGGCAGCAGAAGAAGAGTTTGGCGATACGCTTTGGTATTTAGCTGCGCTCTGCAGGCGCCTGCAGATTCCTCTTGAAGATATATTTTCGGAAGCAGCGAATCATGGACATTTCCGGAATGTAGGGGCCGCAAGTGATGTAGCTGAAGGTGCGTTGGCCTATATAGCTGTGCCTGTTGATTCTGCTATTTCTCTCGATGACACATTGATTTGCCTTGGGCAATCGGCTGCGGCGTTACTGGGAGGTACTCCTACCCGTCACGACTTGACTACTTTCGCGCGGGCCTTTCTAGACTCTATGCACGCGGCCAAACTTGCATTTTCGGAGGTCGCTCGCGGCAATCTCAGGAAGGCTCGCGGTGCATTTTTAGAACCCGACGCACTAGATTTAGTTGACCTTGATTTCGACTGCGATTTTGGAATCGAAGAACAACTTCCTAGAAACTTCAAAATACGAGTGAATCAGCGAGGAAGTGGAAAAAGTTACCTCCAATGGAAGGAGGTATTCATTGGAGATCCTCTAAGTGACAACATTGCTGATCGTGACGGTTACCGCTTCCATGATGTCTTTCACTTTGCTTATGCTGCAATCCTGCACTGGTCACCTGTAACCCGAGCACTGATCAAGCACAAACGAAAGAGTAATCCGAAGTATGATGAAGAGCAGGACAATGGTCGAGCCATCGTGGTGGAAGAAGGTGTTTCAGCATGGATATTCTCTAGAGCGAAGGAACTGAATTTTTTTGCCGAACAAGACAAGGTATCACTTGGTCTTCTCAAGACAATTGGCGAATTCGTGACTGGTTATGAAGTGGAGAAATGCCCGCTGAAGCTCTGGGAAAGGGCAATTCTGGATGGTTATACTGTGTTTCGCCAGCTTAAGGCGAACCAAGGTGGTTGGATCATTGGAAACCGAAATGAACGCACCATCACATACATGCCGCTTGAGTCTGAAAAATGA
- a CDS encoding uracil-DNA glycosylase has product MKIHPFVGAVASLQFEDCFNPYSDRCEIHDRRDAPRRRAITLSAVLSRAVEEPVDAIWIGRDLGYRGGRRTGLALTDDVHISEHARRWNLELLPERPTIGNAVAERTAAVIWGMLEQIDARIFLWNVFPLHPHKAGDPFTNRQHNARERRAGEELLQQLIKLLRPSRIVAIGNDAAAAANRITDSVPVICVRHPSYGGQTQFQKQISELYGPSMRSNGSLF; this is encoded by the coding sequence ATGAAGATCCACCCATTTGTAGGTGCAGTTGCGTCTCTGCAGTTTGAAGATTGCTTCAATCCGTATTCGGATCGTTGTGAAATTCATGATAGACGTGATGCACCACGTCGCCGTGCTATCACGCTGTCCGCGGTATTGAGTCGTGCAGTTGAGGAACCCGTTGACGCCATATGGATCGGAAGAGACCTCGGATATCGCGGAGGGCGCCGTACCGGATTAGCCCTAACTGACGATGTTCACATTAGTGAACACGCCCGACGCTGGAATCTTGAACTGCTTCCTGAGCGACCGACTATAGGCAATGCTGTGGCCGAACGGACAGCTGCAGTCATATGGGGCATGCTTGAACAGATTGACGCTCGCATCTTTCTATGGAATGTCTTTCCTCTTCATCCGCATAAAGCAGGAGATCCGTTCACAAACAGACAGCACAACGCTCGTGAAAGGCGAGCAGGCGAAGAGCTTCTCCAGCAGCTCATCAAATTGCTTCGGCCTTCTCGGATTGTGGCGATAGGCAACGATGCTGCAGCTGCGGCAAATCGCATTACTGATTCGGTACCGGTGATCTGCGTGAGGCATCCCAGCTATGGAGGGCAAACGCAATTCCAGAAACAAATTTCAGAACTTTACGGGCCATCCATGAGGAGTAACGGCTCATTGTTTTGA
- a CDS encoding toll/interleukin-1 receptor domain-containing protein codes for MALYQLAVLGSPTSTQISELEEIVASAVGMFNLRLGQEVGWEICPDAFNTDQQCSSAAVFFGGSNPPLGNIAKLLERGIPILPIASNVERVSAEIPELLRPINCLAYNPNGLQRIATALLECAGLLPRQRRVFVSYRRNEAREAALQLFDALSARLFDVFLDTHGIAPAEDFQTMLWHRLCDSDVLVMLDTPGYFESRWTSAEFGRALAKGISVLRVGWPDCTPSLRTSTASRTELLAEEVDDATGRLAESAVERICLQIEEVRSQSHAVRSVNLVSNLRNAIQTIGGQFIGVGPNKAVYIKLPDGRNVVVYPTVGVPTSTTLHDASSNSPDQSVAVVYDHVGLHPRWQGHLDWLGQHIRSARWVKASESGWQFADWEV; via the coding sequence ATGGCCCTCTATCAACTCGCAGTGCTTGGCTCACCCACGTCCACCCAGATTTCTGAGCTTGAAGAAATCGTCGCATCTGCTGTCGGCATGTTCAATCTACGACTAGGGCAGGAAGTTGGATGGGAGATATGCCCGGATGCGTTCAATACTGACCAACAGTGTTCATCTGCAGCGGTCTTTTTCGGTGGCTCGAATCCTCCCCTCGGCAATATTGCGAAGCTGCTGGAACGAGGCATCCCGATTCTCCCAATAGCGTCCAACGTTGAGCGAGTGAGCGCTGAGATTCCTGAGTTACTGCGTCCCATCAACTGTTTAGCCTATAACCCAAACGGGTTACAACGGATCGCCACCGCATTACTTGAGTGTGCGGGGTTACTACCTCGTCAGCGCCGAGTATTTGTAAGCTACCGCCGTAACGAGGCCCGTGAGGCAGCATTACAACTTTTCGATGCACTGTCCGCTCGATTATTCGATGTATTTCTCGATACGCATGGTATTGCACCAGCTGAGGACTTTCAGACGATGCTATGGCATCGACTTTGCGATTCCGACGTTCTGGTGATGCTTGACACACCTGGCTATTTTGAAAGCCGATGGACTAGCGCAGAGTTTGGACGCGCTCTGGCTAAAGGTATTAGCGTTTTAAGGGTAGGTTGGCCCGATTGCACGCCATCTTTGCGAACATCCACTGCCAGTCGCACAGAGTTGTTAGCTGAAGAAGTTGATGATGCTACAGGACGCCTCGCAGAAAGTGCTGTGGAGCGAATCTGCTTACAGATTGAAGAGGTTCGCAGTCAGAGCCATGCCGTGCGCTCCGTAAATCTAGTGAGCAATTTGCGTAACGCTATTCAAACGATTGGCGGACAGTTCATCGGAGTTGGCCCTAATAAGGCGGTCTATATCAAACTTCCAGACGGACGAAATGTTGTCGTTTACCCTACAGTAGGTGTTCCAACGTCGACTACGTTGCACGACGCGTCCAGTAATTCCCCAGATCAATCAGTTGCCGTTGTATACGATCATGTTGGTTTACACCCCCGATGGCAGGGGCATTTAGACTGGCTTGGACAGCACATTCGCTCTGCGCGATGGGTCAAAGCTAGCGAATCCGGGTGGCAATTTGCGGACTGGGAGGTCTAA
- a CDS encoding GspH/FimT family pseudopilin, translating into MNRQEGFTLIELMVVLVIIGIASAAISLSIKPDPLQLLRKDAERVAQLLQVAQAEARADGRPIVWVSDAKGFRFSRHSDSGKGFDHFAQDPQLRPRAWQSPKVEVRVEPKQRVVLNAEWINPPLQLTLSDGMNRLSVLRDGSGRISLQ; encoded by the coding sequence ATGAACAGGCAAGAGGGTTTTACGCTGATCGAGTTGATGGTGGTGCTGGTGATCATCGGCATCGCCAGTGCGGCGATCAGCTTGAGTATCAAGCCTGATCCGTTGCAGTTGCTGCGCAAGGATGCCGAGCGTGTGGCGCAGTTGCTGCAGGTGGCGCAGGCGGAGGCGCGCGCGGATGGTCGGCCGATCGTGTGGGTGAGTGATGCCAAGGGGTTTCGGTTTAGTCGGCACAGTGACAGTGGCAAGGGGTTTGATCATTTCGCGCAGGATCCGCAGTTGCGGCCGCGTGCCTGGCAGAGTCCGAAGGTGGAGGTGCGGGTGGAGCCGAAACAGCGGGTTGTGCTGAACGCTGAGTGGATCAATCCGCCGCTGCAATTGACGTTGTCGGATGGGATGAATCGCTTGAGTGTGTTGCGTGATGGCAGTGGAAGGATCAGCCTGCAATGA
- a CDS encoding prepilin-type N-terminal cleavage/methylation domain-containing protein gives MKRQQGFTLIEVMVAILLMAVVSLIAWRGLDSVTRADSHLQASSEQSDGLLRALNQLQRDVEMRAGVELTEPKKVGVDDEPPSAPAALTVRSSDSKGFRMDIIRTAADQPGALQRVRWWVKGDTLYRAVAEARSRYPLPAPGNGVAVLQEVSDVQVRLWEVDKGWRQLSGNRREDPLGLEIRLSRGTAQGVEKYRQVIGPLE, from the coding sequence ATGAAGCGCCAGCAAGGGTTTACGTTGATTGAGGTGATGGTCGCGATTTTGTTGATGGCGGTGGTGAGTTTGATTGCCTGGCGGGGGCTGGACAGTGTGACGCGGGCGGACAGTCATTTGCAGGCCAGCAGTGAGCAGAGTGACGGTTTGTTGCGGGCGCTGAATCAGTTGCAGCGGGATGTGGAGATGCGGGCGGGGGTTGAGTTGACTGAGCCGAAGAAGGTTGGGGTGGATGATGAGCCGCCGAGCGCGCCGGCCGCTCTGACTGTGCGCAGTAGCGACAGTAAGGGTTTTCGGATGGACATTATTCGCACGGCGGCGGATCAGCCGGGGGCTTTGCAGCGGGTGCGGTGGTGGGTCAAGGGCGACACGTTGTATCGGGCGGTGGCTGAGGCGCGGAGTCGGTATCCGTTGCCGGCGCCTGGGAATGGGGTGGCGGTGTTGCAGGAGGTCAGTGATGTGCAGGTGCGGCTTTGGGAGGTGGATAAGGGGTGGCGGCAGTTGAGTGGGAATCGGCGGGAGGATCCGTTGGGGTTGGAGATTCGGTTGAGTCGGGGGACGGCGCAGGGGGTGGAGAAGTATCGGCAGGTGATTGGGCCGTTGGAGTGA
- a CDS encoding DUF4880 domain-containing protein has translation MNIFRLTPAEPSAADNLHSEARDWLVLLTSGRATVADARALREWCAQSAEHAQAFEQAKVLWHNLQPAAEGLQAPRGFGRRAFLGGAIAASAAFLLVRGTIPGGFEGLGADFITEVGQQRRFEPAQGVSLELNTQTRINQRAVSDGVQGFELVSGEVEVQTARLPLAMQAGGGWLRASQGRFNLRNTDQQVCVTCLDGAVEVDVEGRSLRLEPGQQVTYDAGQVGSVQSVDTAAVMNWRQQVLVFNGATLSQMIDEINRYRPGMLLLLNRELGQRRVQARFSLDQLAGVALLIRDAYGVKCTELPGGVVVLS, from the coding sequence TTGAACATCTTTCGACTGACACCTGCCGAGCCATCGGCGGCCGACAATCTGCACAGCGAAGCCCGCGACTGGCTGGTCCTGCTGACCTCCGGCCGCGCCACCGTGGCCGACGCCCGCGCCCTGCGCGAATGGTGCGCACAGAGCGCCGAGCATGCGCAGGCTTTCGAGCAGGCCAAGGTGTTGTGGCACAACCTGCAGCCCGCCGCCGAAGGATTGCAGGCACCGCGTGGGTTTGGTCGTCGTGCCTTTCTCGGTGGGGCGATTGCCGCGTCGGCGGCGTTTTTGCTGGTGCGCGGGACGATTCCTGGTGGCTTCGAAGGGCTGGGTGCGGACTTCATTACTGAAGTCGGCCAGCAGCGGCGTTTCGAACCGGCGCAGGGGGTGAGTCTGGAGTTGAACACGCAGACGCGGATCAATCAGCGTGCAGTGTCTGACGGTGTGCAGGGTTTTGAGTTGGTCAGTGGTGAAGTTGAAGTGCAGACGGCGCGGTTGCCGCTGGCGATGCAGGCTGGGGGAGGGTGGTTGCGTGCCAGTCAGGGGCGTTTCAACCTGCGTAATACCGATCAGCAAGTCTGCGTGACCTGCCTCGATGGCGCGGTTGAAGTGGATGTTGAAGGTCGTAGTCTGCGTCTTGAGCCGGGTCAGCAGGTGACTTATGACGCGGGGCAGGTTGGCAGTGTGCAGAGTGTCGATACGGCGGCGGTGATGAACTGGCGGCAGCAAGTGTTGGTGTTTAACGGCGCTACGCTGAGTCAGATGATTGATGAGATCAACCGGTATCGACCGGGGATGTTGTTGCTGCTCAACCGTGAGCTTGGGCAGCGGCGGGTGCAGGCGCGGTTCAGCCTTGACCAACTTGCTGGCGTTGCATTGCTGATTCGGGATGCCTACGGGGTCAAATGCACCGAGTTGCCGGGTGGCGTTGTGGTTTTGAGCTAG
- a CDS encoding RNA polymerase sigma factor, which yields MKDTGQGSMVQLFLTSYEDFRVRLRRRLGSEDLANDVLHETYLRVDRMETPPNVLRPNAYLYRMALNIAADRRQADARLLTGEEVEELLQMGDEALDPARVVGGQKEIQSLLSALYELPARRRKIFIAARLEEAPHLEISQRFGISTRMVEKEIKAALGFCAAKLERKVFQRFGRGAGKPSSE from the coding sequence ATGAAAGACACCGGACAAGGTTCGATGGTCCAACTGTTCCTGACGTCCTACGAGGACTTTCGGGTGCGCCTGCGCAGGCGTCTCGGTTCGGAAGATCTGGCCAACGACGTGCTGCACGAAACCTACCTGCGGGTCGACCGCATGGAGACGCCGCCGAACGTCCTGCGACCCAATGCCTACCTCTATCGCATGGCCCTGAACATCGCCGCCGACCGCCGTCAGGCCGATGCGCGGCTACTCACTGGCGAGGAAGTCGAGGAGCTGCTGCAAATGGGTGACGAAGCGCTGGACCCGGCGCGGGTAGTGGGCGGGCAAAAGGAAATCCAGTCGTTGCTCAGCGCCCTCTACGAACTGCCCGCACGCCGTCGCAAGATCTTCATTGCGGCGCGTCTGGAAGAGGCGCCGCACCTGGAAATTTCCCAGCGTTTCGGCATTTCTACGCGCATGGTTGAAAAGGAAATCAAAGCCGCATTGGGCTTCTGCGCCGCGAAACTGGAAAGAAAAGTGTTTCAGCGGTTCGGTCGCGGGGCCGGAAAACCGTCTTCTGAATAG
- a CDS encoding secretin and TonB N-terminal domain-containing protein, translated as MCLGWLLGCAAGHAMADAVPADLRMTLHIPAQDLARALDQYSHATGVAVLVDSQLSRGRRSLAVDGEYTAADALRRLLGGSGLMARYARDDAFTLQVAQVEDVPAPPQKQTPESVAVNRSYATAVQAAIERNLCRSPLTRPGSYRAVLQVWVGRDGVVQHNRLVTSTGDVRRDNALVESFRNLRIDRPTPSALRQPVTLLLLPESSGKRMECTKWEGVSGG; from the coding sequence ATGTGTCTGGGGTGGCTGCTTGGCTGTGCGGCGGGCCACGCGATGGCCGACGCGGTGCCGGCGGACTTGCGCATGACGCTGCATATTCCGGCACAGGATCTGGCCCGAGCGCTGGATCAGTACAGCCACGCCACTGGCGTTGCGGTGCTGGTCGACAGTCAGTTGAGTCGCGGTCGTCGCTCGCTGGCGGTGGACGGTGAATACACCGCCGCCGATGCCCTGCGTCGATTGCTCGGCGGCAGTGGTTTGATGGCGCGGTATGCCCGGGACGATGCATTTACGTTGCAAGTGGCGCAGGTCGAAGACGTGCCGGCGCCGCCACAAAAACAGACGCCCGAGAGCGTCGCGGTCAACCGCAGTTACGCCACGGCGGTGCAGGCTGCCATCGAGCGCAACCTGTGCCGTTCGCCGCTGACCCGTCCGGGCAGTTATCGCGCGGTGTTGCAGGTGTGGGTCGGCCGCGACGGCGTGGTGCAGCACAACCGGTTGGTCACTTCGACCGGTGATGTACGGCGCGACAACGCGCTGGTGGAGAGTTTTCGCAATCTCAGGATCGACCGGCCGACGCCCAGCGCTTTGCGTCAGCCGGTCACATTGCTGTTGTTACCGGAGTCGTCAGGGAAACGCATGGAATGCACCAAATGGGAAGGAGTTTCCGGGGGATGA
- a CDS encoding carboxymuconolactone decarboxylase family protein, producing the protein MSLRLDYYNASPKAMKAMIAMEALTANLSIEQPLLQLIRVRASQLNGCAFCTDMHSVDARRAGESDRRLYAIAVWRDSNFFNPRERAALAWAEAVTLLAESHVPDDIYQQAREQFSEGELVDLTMAVTTINSWNRLAVSFRQTPSD; encoded by the coding sequence ATGTCCCTGCGCCTGGATTACTACAACGCTTCGCCCAAGGCGATGAAAGCGATGATTGCCATGGAGGCGCTGACTGCCAACCTCAGTATCGAACAGCCACTGCTGCAACTGATCCGGGTCCGCGCCTCACAACTCAACGGCTGTGCGTTCTGCACCGACATGCACTCGGTGGATGCGCGGCGGGCGGGGGAGAGTGATCGGCGTTTGTATGCGATCGCGGTGTGGCGCGACAGCAACTTCTTCAACCCGCGCGAGCGTGCGGCGTTGGCCTGGGCCGAGGCGGTGACGTTGTTGGCGGAAAGTCATGTGCCTGACGATATTTATCAGCAGGCCCGCGAGCAATTCAGCGAAGGGGAACTGGTCGACCTGACCATGGCCGTGACTACCATCAACAGCTGGAATCGTCTGGCCGTCAGCTTCCGCCAAACCCCAAGCGATTGA
- a CDS encoding PLP-dependent aminotransferase family protein has protein sequence MELHVVINGRKDLAGQLYQQLRGAIESGRLAAGTQLPPSRLLAEQLGISRKTISDTYAQLTYENFLTGVIGKGTYVNARPAQIQRKQSHTELASAEVIESWRNLPVFLRHPTLEGSLRYDFIGGATSKGQFPQDDWRRCVAHAMRQMGQSKGFYSVAEGLPALRNAIARHIAFSRGINCQDEDIVVCNGAQQALDLITRVLIRPGSLVAMEDPGYPPARLLFGTHGAEVVGVPVDAEGIVVEQIPDGTRLIYVTPSHQFPLGMPMSQARREALLARAHELGAIIIEDDYDSEFRYEGRPTDSLFNLDQRGIIAYVGTFSKTLLPELRLGYAILPPAILEAVIRAKQLTDLHASTLPQWALAKFIAEGCLLKHIRRCHTIYAQRRERILARMATDLAPWLDAVPASAGFHMAVFCKKPIDLSLVIELAKKVEVGLYSINGFYHQQPAKNGLYFGFGAIETLDIDIALDRLRDILQQVA, from the coding sequence ATGGAACTTCACGTCGTGATCAACGGCCGCAAGGATCTCGCCGGTCAGTTGTATCAGCAACTGCGCGGGGCCATCGAGTCCGGGCGCTTGGCCGCTGGCACGCAATTGCCGCCCAGCCGCCTGCTCGCCGAGCAACTGGGCATCTCGCGCAAGACCATTTCCGACACCTACGCACAACTGACCTACGAAAACTTCCTCACCGGGGTGATCGGCAAAGGCACCTACGTCAACGCACGCCCGGCGCAGATCCAGCGCAAGCAAAGCCACACCGAGCTGGCCAGTGCCGAAGTGATCGAGAGCTGGCGCAATCTGCCGGTGTTTCTGCGCCACCCGACGCTGGAAGGCTCGCTGCGTTATGACTTCATCGGCGGCGCCACCAGCAAAGGCCAGTTTCCGCAGGATGACTGGCGCCGCTGCGTCGCCCATGCGATGCGCCAGATGGGCCAGTCCAAGGGTTTCTACAGTGTCGCCGAGGGCCTGCCGGCGCTGCGCAATGCGATTGCCCGGCACATCGCGTTTTCCCGTGGGATCAACTGTCAGGATGAAGACATCGTCGTGTGCAACGGCGCGCAACAGGCGCTGGACTTGATCACTCGCGTGTTGATCCGCCCCGGCAGTCTGGTGGCGATGGAAGACCCCGGCTATCCGCCGGCACGCCTGTTGTTTGGTACCCATGGCGCCGAGGTGGTCGGTGTGCCGGTGGATGCTGAAGGGATTGTCGTCGAGCAGATTCCCGACGGTACGCGGCTGATTTATGTAACGCCGTCGCACCAGTTCCCGCTGGGCATGCCGATGAGTCAGGCACGCCGCGAAGCCTTGCTGGCTCGCGCCCATGAACTGGGCGCAATCATCATCGAGGACGACTATGACAGTGAGTTCCGCTATGAAGGCCGGCCCACCGATTCGCTATTCAATCTCGACCAGCGTGGCATCATCGCTTACGTCGGCACCTTCTCGAAAACCCTGTTGCCGGAGCTGCGTCTGGGTTACGCAATTCTGCCGCCGGCCATTCTCGAAGCGGTGATCCGTGCCAAACAGCTCACCGACCTGCACGCCTCGACCCTCCCGCAATGGGCGTTGGCGAAGTTCATCGCTGAGGGTTGCCTGCTCAAGCATATCCGCCGCTGCCACACCATTTATGCCCAGCGTCGCGAGCGGATTCTGGCGCGCATGGCCACCGATCTGGCGCCATGGCTGGACGCGGTGCCGGCCAGCGCGGGCTTTCACATGGCGGTGTTCTGCAAGAAGCCGATCGACTTGTCGTTGGTGATCGAACTGGCGAAAAAGGTCGAAGTCGGTTTGTACTCAATCAACGGTTTCTATCATCAGCAACCCGCGAAAAACGGTCTGTACTTCGGCTTCGGCGCCATCGAAACCCTCGACATTGATATCGCTCTGGATCGCCTGCGCGACATTCTGCAACAAGTTGCCTGA
- a CDS encoding putative quinol monooxygenase, whose amino-acid sequence MSNEVINTVQVQAAAGRSEELGRQLQKIVETLRETPGCDSYLVDRCPEDSHRWTVSARWQSEAAMQAHFNRPEAQGFIDLIDSRLANSVDFNSFPIV is encoded by the coding sequence ATGTCCAACGAAGTGATCAATACGGTCCAGGTGCAGGCTGCCGCCGGCCGCTCGGAGGAACTGGGCAGGCAACTGCAGAAGATCGTCGAAACCCTGCGCGAAACCCCGGGCTGCGATTCCTACCTGGTCGACCGTTGCCCCGAGGACAGTCACCGCTGGACGGTCAGTGCGCGCTGGCAGTCGGAGGCGGCGATGCAGGCGCATTTCAACCGGCCCGAAGCGCAGGGGTTTATTGACCTGATCGATAGCCGGCTGGCCAATAGCGTCGACTTCAACAGCTTTCCCATCGTTTGA
- a CDS encoding cupin domain-containing protein, with protein MKALHLFASALALSLCASAAFAHDPSEKVTVLQDQMLKNAPNKKAMMIEVDYKPGQSSIAHKHDGTAMAYVLEGEVISQVKGEQAITYKKGQFWYEPAGSEHLVSKNASKTKPAKLLVFMVLSPDEQVLIPLKN; from the coding sequence ATGAAAGCCCTGCACCTCTTCGCCTCTGCCCTTGCCCTGAGCCTTTGCGCCTCGGCCGCTTTCGCCCACGACCCGTCCGAAAAAGTCACCGTGCTGCAAGACCAGATGCTGAAAAACGCCCCCAACAAAAAAGCCATGATGATCGAAGTGGACTACAAACCCGGCCAGTCCTCCATCGCCCACAAACACGACGGCACCGCCATGGCCTACGTACTCGAAGGCGAAGTCATTTCCCAAGTGAAAGGCGAACAGGCGATCACCTACAAGAAGGGCCAATTCTGGTACGAGCCTGCCGGCTCCGAACATCTGGTGTCGAAAAATGCCAGCAAAACCAAACCGGCCAAGTTGTTGGTGTTCATGGTGCTGTCGCCGGATGAGCAAGTGCTGATCCCGCTGAAAAACTGA
- a CDS encoding ATPase: MKLAFASTLAISVLALSACSVPTAPKAVSSLDTLFTQPVGRSSAAQVKSGPGVSLGVVYSPSTQTNREYLRDYQANAGTGFGQSLLVQPIHDAYVASSKPDMAVDWVNASLQRQFGSVTVYPDMQSLRAARPDVVAIIDTHSQLITSRSSDIKADVSADFYDARLNYIGTAKGSDARELTPVWADFKRSEEIVADINQQQDVQVRALQKFDQSLSNLLTKATDKVSMLDNKQSHKLY; encoded by the coding sequence ATGAAACTTGCGTTTGCCAGCACCTTGGCGATATCGGTTCTAGCACTTTCCGCCTGCTCGGTGCCTACCGCACCGAAAGCAGTCTCATCCCTCGACACGCTGTTCACGCAACCGGTTGGCCGCAGCAGCGCCGCCCAGGTGAAAAGCGGTCCCGGCGTATCGCTTGGCGTGGTCTACAGCCCGAGCACCCAGACCAACCGCGAATACCTGCGCGACTATCAGGCCAACGCCGGCACCGGTTTCGGCCAGAGCCTGCTGGTGCAACCGATTCACGACGCCTACGTCGCCAGCTCGAAACCGGACATGGCGGTGGATTGGGTCAACGCCTCACTGCAGCGTCAGTTCGGCTCGGTGACGGTGTATCCGGACATGCAGAGTCTGCGTGCGGCCAGACCGGATGTGGTGGCGATTATCGACACTCATAGCCAGTTGATTACTTCGCGCAGTTCCGACATCAAGGCGGATGTCAGTGCCGATTTTTATGATGCGCGGTTGAACTATATCGGTACGGCGAAGGGTTCGGATGCACGGGAATTGACGCCGGTGTGGGCGGACTTCAAGCGCTCGGAAGAGATAGTGGCGGATATTAATCAGCAGCAAGATGTGCAAGTAAGGGCGTTGCAGAAGTTTGACCAGTCGCTCAGTAATTTATTGACCAAGGCGACAGATAAAGTGTCGATGCTTGATAACAAACAATCACATAAGTTGTATTGA